Proteins encoded by one window of Chryseobacterium foetidum:
- a CDS encoding SprT-like domain-containing protein, producing the protein MSIQPLEKFLPDNCVSHLKKWFSGHSIHIKITRDRKSKLGDYRKMRDGSHEITINSTLQPELFFFVFTHELAHLLAFEKYGRRIAPHGNEWKHTFRLMLLESLDVYGEDLQSIIIRFSRSPKANFMASPELVKYFQFEKNDDEGVYVESIKKGENFIYRNQKYVLEGLIKKNYLCKNLETGRKYSFRPLARVQNCS; encoded by the coding sequence ATGTCTATTCAGCCGCTCGAAAAATTTTTGCCGGATAACTGCGTGAGTCATTTAAAGAAATGGTTTTCAGGACATTCCATCCATATTAAGATTACGAGAGACCGGAAATCCAAGCTTGGAGATTACAGAAAAATGCGTGACGGCTCGCACGAAATCACCATTAATTCTACACTTCAGCCTGAGTTATTTTTCTTCGTTTTCACTCATGAGCTCGCTCATTTACTGGCATTTGAAAAATACGGACGGAGAATTGCTCCCCACGGAAATGAATGGAAACACACTTTCAGATTGATGCTTTTGGAAAGCCTTGATGTTTATGGTGAAGATTTACAATCTATTATTATCCGTTTTTCAAGATCTCCGAAGGCCAATTTTATGGCAAGTCCGGAACTTGTTAAGTATTTTCAATTCGAAAAAAACGATGATGAAGGCGTTTACGTAGAAAGCATTAAAAAAGGAGAAAATTTTATCTACCGAAATCAAAAGTATGTTTTAGAAGGTCTGATCAAAAAAAACTATCTTTGTAAGAACCTCGAAACGGGCAGAAAGTATTCTTTCAGGCCTTTGGCGAGGGTGCAAAATTGTAGTTAA
- a CDS encoding GNAT family N-acetyltransferase, which translates to MTLKNNLQNEDNFFETERLIIRLISLDDAQLIFDLYNIPNFIKFIGNRHITSLEAAENYIEHRFFPQINRLGYGNYAVILKEGNIKIGAVGIFDREGLDVSDIGFSVLEEFEGKGLMYEASAKIKDEVMNRFGLKKISAITTKDNISSQKLIEKLDLKFKNFVTLPNEDEELMYFETE; encoded by the coding sequence ATGACCCTAAAAAACAACCTACAAAACGAAGATAATTTCTTCGAAACCGAAAGACTCATCATCCGGCTCATTTCTCTGGATGATGCTCAGCTTATTTTTGATCTTTATAATATACCAAATTTTATAAAGTTCATTGGTAACAGGCACATAACAAGTCTTGAAGCGGCTGAAAATTATATTGAACACCGATTTTTCCCGCAGATCAACCGTTTGGGTTACGGGAATTATGCTGTAATTTTAAAGGAAGGAAATATTAAGATTGGTGCAGTCGGAATTTTTGACCGTGAAGGTCTGGATGTTTCGGATATTGGTTTTTCAGTCCTGGAAGAATTTGAGGGAAAAGGTTTGATGTACGAGGCTTCTGCCAAAATTAAAGATGAGGTAATGAACAGGTTCGGTTTAAAAAAGATCTCTGCGATTACTACGAAAGACAACATTTCTTCCCAAAAATTAATCGAAAAGTTGGATTTAAAATTCAAAAACTTCGTTACGCTTCCCAATGAAGATGAAGAATTGATGTATTTTGAAACGGAGTAA
- a CDS encoding bifunctional folylpolyglutamate synthase/dihydrofolate synthase: MTNQQYQEAVEWLFVQAPNYQIDGEKAYKPGLDNITRLCAFFGNPQEKIKCIHIGGTNGKGSTSNMLASVLQEAGYTAGLYNSPHLIDFTERIKIDGENCDKEFVYDFILKLKTLPEDILPSFFEFTTIMAFEYFAQKNVNFAIIEVGLGGRLDSTNIIKPLVSAITNVQLDHQNILGDTIEEIAFEKAGIIKPNVPIVSGDENEVVRNIIKAKAEKENAPFIDATLINTDLKSDLKGNYQEKNIKVVLALTDELKKQNFNITDENIKKGLLNVHQNTGFIGRWFEFSQNPLTICDTGHNQTGLEYVFSQLNSIPKRKHIVLGFVNDKKIDDVMSVLPENSEFYFAKPAIERGRHPLDYEDLLKNSKIFYKIFDSVQDAYLSATQKCTNEEMIFIGGSNFVVGEFLEKNLTDIK, from the coding sequence ATGACAAATCAGCAATATCAGGAAGCTGTGGAATGGCTTTTCGTACAGGCTCCGAATTATCAGATTGACGGCGAGAAGGCCTACAAACCAGGATTGGATAACATTACCAGATTGTGTGCTTTTTTTGGCAATCCTCAGGAAAAGATTAAATGCATTCATATCGGAGGAACCAATGGCAAAGGTTCTACGAGCAACATGCTGGCCTCTGTTCTTCAGGAAGCCGGTTATACGGCTGGACTTTACAATTCTCCACATTTAATAGATTTTACCGAAAGAATTAAGATTGATGGTGAAAACTGCGATAAAGAATTTGTTTATGATTTTATTTTAAAATTAAAAACCCTGCCCGAAGATATTCTGCCATCGTTTTTTGAATTTACCACGATCATGGCATTTGAATATTTTGCTCAGAAAAATGTGAATTTTGCCATTATTGAAGTTGGTTTAGGCGGAAGACTGGATTCTACGAATATCATTAAACCTTTGGTTTCGGCGATTACCAACGTTCAGCTCGATCATCAGAATATTCTGGGAGATACAATTGAAGAAATCGCTTTTGAAAAAGCAGGAATTATTAAACCAAACGTTCCCATTGTTTCAGGAGATGAAAATGAGGTGGTAAGAAATATCATCAAAGCCAAAGCTGAAAAGGAAAATGCACCCTTCATCGATGCGACTTTGATCAATACAGATTTGAAATCAGACTTAAAAGGAAACTATCAGGAAAAGAATATAAAAGTTGTTCTGGCTCTAACTGATGAACTCAAAAAACAGAATTTCAACATTACAGATGAAAATATTAAAAAAGGGCTTTTAAATGTTCATCAAAACACAGGTTTCATCGGCCGCTGGTTTGAATTTTCTCAAAATCCACTGACGATTTGTGATACAGGACACAATCAGACTGGATTGGAATATGTTTTTTCACAGTTAAATTCAATTCCGAAACGGAAACATATTGTTTTAGGTTTTGTGAATGACAAGAAAATTGATGATGTGATGTCGGTTCTTCCCGAAAATTCTGAGTTTTATTTTGCAAAACCAGCTATCGAAAGAGGAAGACATCCTTTAGATTATGAAGATTTATTAAAAAATTCAAAAATATTTTATAAAATTTTCGATTCGGTTCAGGACGCGTATCTTTCTGCAACACAGAAATGTACAAATGAAGAAATGATATTTATTGGCGGAAGCAACTTTGTAGTGGGAGAATTTTTAGAAAAAAACTTGACTGATATAAAATAA
- a CDS encoding mannose-1-phosphate guanylyltransferase encodes MSTSNQYCVIMAGGIGSRFWPLSTQKFPKQFQDILGTGRTMIQQTYDRISKLIPKENIFVITNKEYVALSHQQLPEIPEANIVGEPLVKNTSACNLYMANKIGELNPDATLIVLPADHLILKEDVFLEKVKLALNLASEKDYLITLGIVPTRPETGYRYIQYVESRQSDLHKVKTLTEKPILELANTFLESGDFLWNAGIFIWNVKTIQKAFEDFLPEMTQQFTSCEYNSENEISCIETIYPKIQKISIDNGILEKAENVHVIPADLGWSDLGTWRSVFENSEKDEDNNANPHKHSLSYNSTGNIIHLKNVNKAVIVDGLNDFIVVDTDKVLLICPRDHDQRIKDYVLDLKNLKKGDKFM; translated from the coding sequence ATGTCAACATCAAATCAATACTGCGTTATCATGGCAGGAGGAATCGGCAGCCGGTTCTGGCCACTGAGCACGCAAAAATTTCCAAAACAGTTTCAGGATATTCTCGGGACGGGCCGCACGATGATTCAGCAGACCTACGACCGCATCAGCAAACTTATTCCCAAAGAAAATATTTTCGTCATTACGAATAAAGAGTATGTTGCCCTTTCTCATCAGCAGCTTCCGGAAATACCTGAGGCAAATATTGTGGGTGAGCCGCTTGTGAAAAATACTTCGGCGTGTAATCTTTATATGGCCAATAAAATCGGAGAATTAAATCCTGATGCCACGCTTATTGTTCTCCCAGCCGATCATTTAATTTTAAAGGAAGATGTTTTTCTTGAAAAAGTGAAACTTGCCTTGAATTTAGCTTCCGAAAAAGATTATCTCATCACTTTGGGGATCGTTCCTACCAGACCGGAGACAGGTTACAGATACATTCAGTATGTAGAAAGCAGGCAGTCTGATCTGCATAAAGTAAAGACACTTACCGAAAAACCAATTTTAGAACTGGCAAATACTTTTCTGGAAAGCGGCGATTTTCTTTGGAATGCAGGAATTTTTATTTGGAACGTAAAGACAATTCAAAAAGCGTTTGAAGATTTTCTTCCGGAAATGACGCAGCAGTTTACTTCGTGTGAGTACAATTCTGAAAATGAAATCAGCTGCATTGAAACCATTTATCCTAAAATTCAGAAAATTTCTATTGACAACGGAATTTTAGAAAAAGCAGAAAATGTACATGTCATTCCCGCAGATCTTGGCTGGAGTGATCTGGGAACATGGAGATCTGTGTTTGAGAACAGCGAAAAAGATGAAGATAACAACGCTAACCCGCACAAACACTCACTTTCCTACAATTCTACAGGCAACATCATTCATTTAAAAAACGTAAATAAAGCGGTCATCGTAGACGGTTTAAACGATTTTATCGTTGTAGATACAGATAAGGTTCTTCTGATCTGTCCTAGAGATCACGATCAGCGCATTAAAGACTATGTTCTTGATCTGAAAAACCTTAAAAAAGGAGATAAATTTATGTAA
- a CDS encoding TolC family protein, translating to MKKFLILFAGLSVLSLNAQKKWSLRECVDYAVKNNLQVIQNEYNKQIQDANLKIAKSNYLPSVSANMGNTVSFGRASLGTGSIRNDRFSNNANIGADILLYNNGRLEKTVRKTQFDVEASQYDIETIKNDISLQIAQQYLNTLLNKEIVKINQSAVTNAQKQYDRSKATTEVGTTAQTVLAEAAAALAREKQNLKTAEINVGRSLFALAQLLQLKEYKNFDVEDVEVSDQLTPQLVNVDEVLTTAYENQPQVKAAESRIKAAVAQTVVTRTAFYPTLTASVGVGSFYNNLLNRYDAFGSPNINPSFFNQYSDNFGQQAGLSLNVPIFNKGITRLQVEQAKINESIAKNNYEQQKFAIRQSVQQAQFDADANYEIYLAATEAEKNTKLSLDFAEKSYAAGRSTIFDVNIARNNYANAQGSVAQSKYNYLFSLKLLNFYAGIPLSL from the coding sequence ATGAAAAAATTTCTGATTCTTTTTGCGGGACTTTCTGTTTTGAGCCTTAATGCTCAGAAAAAATGGTCGCTGCGGGAATGTGTGGATTATGCCGTGAAAAATAATCTGCAGGTAATTCAGAATGAATATAACAAACAGATTCAGGACGCCAACCTGAAAATTGCCAAAAGCAACTATCTGCCTTCGGTATCTGCCAATATGGGAAATACTGTGAGTTTTGGGCGTGCCTCTTTGGGAACGGGAAGTATCAGAAACGACAGATTCAGCAACAATGCGAATATTGGAGCCGATATTTTGCTTTACAATAACGGAAGACTCGAGAAAACAGTCAGAAAAACCCAGTTTGATGTAGAAGCAAGTCAGTACGACATCGAAACCATCAAAAATGATATTTCCTTACAGATTGCCCAGCAATATCTGAATACACTTTTGAATAAAGAGATTGTAAAAATCAATCAAAGCGCTGTTACGAACGCTCAAAAACAATACGACCGCTCTAAAGCAACTACAGAAGTGGGAACCACTGCGCAGACCGTTCTGGCAGAAGCTGCCGCTGCTTTGGCAAGAGAGAAGCAAAATTTAAAAACTGCCGAAATCAATGTGGGACGAAGCCTTTTTGCGTTAGCTCAACTTCTTCAGCTTAAAGAATACAAAAATTTTGATGTGGAAGATGTAGAAGTATCTGATCAACTGACACCTCAATTGGTAAATGTAGATGAAGTTCTGACTACGGCTTACGAAAATCAGCCACAGGTGAAGGCTGCCGAAAGCAGAATTAAAGCTGCTGTGGCACAAACTGTAGTTACCCGAACAGCATTTTATCCTACGCTCACCGCAAGTGTAGGAGTGGGAAGTTTCTATAATAACCTCCTGAACAGGTACGATGCATTTGGTAGTCCAAACATTAATCCTTCATTTTTTAATCAGTACAGCGATAACTTCGGGCAGCAGGCAGGCTTGTCTCTGAATGTTCCGATTTTCAACAAAGGAATTACGAGATTGCAGGTGGAGCAGGCGAAAATCAATGAAAGCATTGCCAAAAACAATTATGAACAGCAGAAATTTGCAATCAGACAAAGCGTTCAGCAGGCTCAGTTTGATGCTGATGCCAATTATGAAATTTACCTCGCAGCAACCGAAGCTGAAAAGAATACAAAACTTTCACTTGATTTTGCAGAAAAAAGTTATGCTGCAGGCCGCTCCACAATATTTGATGTGAATATTGCGAGAAACAATTACGCAAACGCACAGGGTTCTGTGGCTCAGTCTAAGTACAACTATCTTTTTAGTTTAAAATTATTGAACTTCTATGCGGGAATTCCTTTAAGTTTGTAA
- a CDS encoding tRNA-binding protein, which yields MNIKPEISWSDFEKLDIRCGTIISVNDFEKARNPSYQLEIDFGDLGIRKSAAQITTLYSKEDLVGKQILAVVNFPKKQIANFFSECLVLGVYGEDSKDVTLLSPSLPVKNGLQVG from the coding sequence ATGAACATCAAACCCGAAATATCCTGGTCAGATTTTGAAAAATTAGACATCCGTTGCGGAACTATTATCTCTGTAAACGATTTTGAAAAAGCAAGAAACCCTTCCTATCAGCTTGAAATTGATTTTGGAGATTTGGGAATCAGAAAATCTGCAGCGCAGATAACTACTCTTTACAGTAAGGAAGATTTGGTAGGAAAACAGATTTTAGCTGTAGTGAATTTTCCGAAAAAACAGATTGCCAATTTCTTCAGCGAATGCCTTGTTTTGGGCGTTTATGGTGAAGATTCTAAAGATGTGACACTTCTTTCGCCTTCATTGCCTGTAAAAAATGGTTTGCAGGTTGGGTAA
- a CDS encoding 3'-5' exonuclease, producing MIQNIPLEKVLFLDIETVPQYGNWNEIPETEQTLWDKKTKYQRKNEIEAEEFYDRAGIMAEFGKIICITIGMLEKNDTLKIKSFANDDEKVLLEEFGELFNSPRLRDVILCAHNGKEFDFPWIARRFLINGMQPPSPFQLFGKKPWEIPHIDTMELWKFGDYKSFVSLELLAHVFGIPTPKDDIDGSMVSSIYYIEKDLQRIVDYCEKDVLTLANIFRRMRQEDLLKRYS from the coding sequence ATGATTCAGAATATTCCATTAGAAAAAGTGTTATTTCTCGATATAGAAACCGTTCCGCAATACGGAAACTGGAATGAAATTCCCGAAACTGAGCAAACGCTTTGGGATAAAAAAACAAAATACCAGCGTAAGAATGAAATTGAAGCAGAAGAATTCTACGACAGAGCCGGAATCATGGCAGAATTCGGAAAAATTATTTGCATCACCATCGGAATGCTGGAAAAAAACGACACGTTAAAAATTAAGAGTTTTGCTAACGATGACGAGAAAGTTCTGTTGGAAGAATTTGGCGAGCTTTTCAACAGTCCGAGACTTCGTGATGTAATTCTGTGTGCCCACAACGGTAAAGAATTCGACTTTCCATGGATTGCCAGACGATTTCTCATCAATGGCATGCAACCTCCTTCCCCATTTCAGCTTTTCGGAAAAAAACCTTGGGAAATTCCGCACATCGACACCATGGAACTGTGGAAATTCGGAGATTACAAAAGCTTCGTTTCACTGGAACTTTTAGCCCACGTCTTCGGAATTCCAACTCCCAAAGATGATATCGACGGTTCAATGGTTTCATCAATCTATTACATTGAAAAAGACTTGCAGAGAATTGTAGACTATTGTGAAAAAGATGTCTTAACTTTGGCGAATATTTTCCGACGCATGCGTCAGGAAGATTTGTTGAAAAGGTATTCTTAA
- a CDS encoding FtsX-like permease family protein translates to MKKIFNSLILYAGLFIAFILVLSCLQLYENANRLFGSKSSDSNYWLTFSKKLTPDNIGRKELLGFNENDVAKIKKWSEVKNIYPFSANEFKASANGGDFIPFYTDLYFESVDLKAIDVPLTEEEFQVKGDEIPIIISREYLNLYNYGFAINQGLPQISEDFAKKIEVNINITINKENKTYRGKMVGLSDRIHSVLIPKKFLDSLNLAAKPELASQPKIYNRVLVQVKDSGDEGLVSKMKENGYESNQESLRSAKMKSKLFLVLKVIAVLGIFIFALCLYIIVSFIKIQFLEKQEEVSIKNSLGYSPKKMVSDISRKFSLNLMFVLILSLGLIALGQYLIAKSDVSNGLLSMYVNPFLWSVIIIIPLLVYFFVNILIYRWLLKSWKI, encoded by the coding sequence ATGAAGAAAATTTTTAATTCACTTATTCTTTACGCCGGACTGTTCATTGCCTTTATTTTGGTGTTGTCCTGTCTGCAACTGTACGAAAATGCCAACCGACTTTTCGGAAGCAAAAGCAGTGACAGCAATTACTGGCTCACATTCAGCAAAAAACTGACTCCGGATAATATCGGACGAAAAGAGCTTCTTGGTTTTAATGAAAATGATGTTGCCAAAATTAAAAAATGGTCTGAAGTAAAAAACATCTATCCATTTTCTGCCAATGAATTTAAAGCTTCGGCGAACGGCGGCGATTTTATTCCTTTTTACACTGATCTGTATTTTGAAAGTGTAGATTTGAAGGCGATTGACGTGCCTCTGACGGAAGAAGAATTTCAGGTAAAAGGTGACGAAATTCCAATTATTATTTCAAGAGAATATCTGAATCTTTACAATTACGGATTTGCCATCAACCAAGGTTTGCCACAGATTTCTGAGGATTTTGCCAAGAAAATTGAAGTCAATATCAATATTACCATCAATAAGGAAAACAAAACCTACAGAGGAAAAATGGTTGGCCTTTCAGACAGAATTCATTCTGTGTTGATTCCGAAAAAATTTCTTGACTCTTTGAATCTTGCTGCAAAACCGGAGCTTGCCAGTCAGCCTAAAATTTACAACAGGGTTTTGGTTCAGGTGAAAGATTCCGGAGATGAAGGTTTGGTCTCTAAAATGAAAGAAAACGGTTACGAATCGAATCAGGAAAGCCTGCGCTCAGCAAAAATGAAGTCGAAACTGTTTTTGGTTTTAAAAGTGATTGCAGTTTTGGGGATTTTCATTTTCGCTTTATGCCTTTATATTATTGTAAGTTTCATTAAAATTCAGTTCCTTGAAAAGCAGGAAGAAGTTTCCATTAAAAACAGTCTTGGGTATTCACCGAAGAAAATGGTGAGCGATATCAGCAGGAAATTCAGTTTAAACTTAATGTTTGTATTAATTTTAAGTTTAGGACTGATAGCTTTGGGACAGTATCTGATTGCAAAATCTGATGTTTCCAACGGTTTGCTGTCCATGTATGTGAATCCGTTTCTGTGGTCGGTGATTATCATCATTCCACTGTTGGTTTATTTCTTCGTAAATATTCTGATTTACCGCTGGCTGCTGAAAAGCTGGAAAATATAA
- a CDS encoding YifB family Mg chelatase-like AAA ATPase: MLIKIYGSAIFGVSAQTITIEVNIDTGGVGYHLVGLPDNAIKESSYRISAALKNVGFKIPGKKITINMAPADLRKEGAAYDLSIAMGILVASDQIVAEDIRDYIIMGELSLDGGLQPIKGVLPIAIQAREEGFKGIILPKQNTREAAIVNNLDVYGVENIKEVIDFFNEGTPLEKTVLDTRKEFQDKINSFPFDFSEVKGQETAKRAMEVAAAGGHNIILIGPPGSGKTMLAKRVPSILPPLTLKEALETTKIHSVAGKMGTETSLMTVRPFRSPHHTISDVALVGGGSYPQPGEISLAHNGVLFLDEMPEFKRTVLEVMRQPLEDREVTISRAKFTVNYPSSFMLVASMNPSPSGYFPDDPNNTSSVFEMQRYMNKLSGPLLDRIDIHVEVQKVEFEQLAEKRKGEKSEDIRKRVLIAREIQNERYKDLSISYNAQMGSRELEKFCELDDTSFNLIKMAMEKLNLSARAYDRILKVARTIADLEESEKILSQHISEAIQYRSLDREFWNV; encoded by the coding sequence ATGCTGATCAAAATTTACGGAAGTGCCATCTTCGGAGTATCTGCTCAAACCATTACCATTGAAGTTAATATTGATACCGGCGGTGTCGGCTACCATTTGGTAGGTCTTCCAGACAATGCCATCAAGGAAAGCAGCTACAGAATTTCTGCTGCACTGAAAAATGTCGGTTTCAAAATCCCTGGAAAGAAGATTACAATAAACATGGCTCCTGCTGATCTCAGAAAAGAAGGGGCGGCTTATGATTTGAGTATTGCAATGGGAATTCTGGTCGCTTCAGACCAAATCGTTGCCGAAGATATTAGAGATTACATCATCATGGGTGAACTTTCGCTGGACGGAGGTTTACAGCCGATAAAAGGCGTTCTTCCCATTGCTATTCAGGCTAGGGAAGAAGGTTTTAAGGGAATTATTTTACCAAAACAAAACACAAGGGAAGCGGCAATTGTGAATAATCTCGACGTTTATGGTGTGGAAAATATTAAGGAAGTTATTGACTTTTTTAATGAAGGAACACCGCTTGAAAAAACAGTTCTGGATACGAGAAAAGAATTTCAGGATAAAATCAATTCATTTCCCTTTGATTTTTCTGAAGTGAAAGGTCAGGAAACCGCAAAAAGAGCCATGGAAGTTGCTGCAGCCGGCGGTCACAACATCATTCTCATCGGTCCTCCCGGAAGCGGGAAAACGATGTTGGCAAAAAGAGTTCCCAGCATTTTACCACCTTTAACCTTAAAGGAAGCTTTGGAAACTACAAAAATTCATTCTGTTGCCGGAAAAATGGGAACTGAAACTTCGCTGATGACGGTTCGGCCTTTCCGCAGCCCGCACCACACAATTTCGGACGTCGCCCTCGTCGGTGGCGGAAGTTATCCTCAACCCGGAGAAATTTCTTTAGCTCACAATGGTGTTTTATTTCTGGATGAAATGCCCGAATTTAAAAGAACCGTTCTTGAAGTGATGCGGCAACCTTTGGAAGATCGGGAAGTAACGATCTCGAGGGCGAAATTCACAGTCAATTATCCTTCAAGTTTTATGCTGGTGGCATCGATGAATCCCAGTCCGAGTGGCTATTTTCCGGATGATCCGAACAACACTTCCTCTGTTTTTGAGATGCAGAGGTATATGAATAAGCTGTCCGGACCTCTTTTAGACCGAATTGATATTCATGTCGAAGTTCAAAAAGTGGAATTTGAGCAATTGGCAGAGAAAAGAAAAGGCGAAAAAAGTGAAGACATCAGAAAACGTGTTTTGATTGCCCGTGAGATTCAGAATGAACGGTATAAGGATTTGTCTATCAGTTACAATGCACAAATGGGTTCGCGGGAGCTTGAAAAATTTTGTGAACTGGATGATACTTCTTTTAATCTCATTAAAATGGCAATGGAAAAACTGAATCTTTCCGCCAGAGCGTATGACAGAATATTAAAGGTTGCCAGAACAATCGCTGATCTGGAAGAATCTGAAAAAATCCTGTCCCAACATATTTCCGAGGCGATACAGTACAGAAGTCTGGATCGGGAATTTTGGAATGTTTAA
- a CDS encoding ATP-binding cassette domain-containing protein yields the protein MTDIVLNNISPKYFTPKNIEDSEIWNRNITFGKGKKNLIIAPSGSGKSTLATAMLGTHFQYEGEIKYGTEVVKNLHLEKIVEHRRQGISLLFQDVRMIKNLTISENILLRTFNKDKKQFIPKMEGYSRRLGIEGLLNKKAENCSYGERQRSAIVRSLINPTDFLIYDECFSHLDINNKKIAFSLINEVSEESGSSVIFFELNEFPFEHNYQILHL from the coding sequence ATGACTGATATTGTTCTAAATAATATTTCGCCAAAATATTTTACTCCGAAAAATATTGAAGATTCTGAAATATGGAATCGGAATATCACCTTCGGAAAAGGTAAAAAAAATCTGATCATTGCACCGTCCGGAAGTGGGAAATCTACTCTCGCGACGGCAATGCTCGGCACTCACTTTCAGTATGAAGGAGAGATAAAATACGGAACGGAAGTTGTGAAAAATCTGCATCTTGAGAAAATCGTTGAACACAGAAGGCAAGGCATCAGTCTGCTTTTTCAGGATGTGAGAATGATTAAAAATCTGACCATTTCTGAAAATATTCTGCTGCGCACTTTTAATAAAGATAAAAAACAGTTTATTCCAAAAATGGAGGGATATTCAAGAAGACTCGGTATTGAAGGTCTTCTGAATAAAAAAGCCGAAAACTGCTCGTATGGTGAACGCCAGCGAAGTGCCATCGTGAGAAGTCTGATCAATCCTACAGATTTTTTGATTTACGATGAATGTTTCAGTCATCTTGATATCAATAATAAGAAGATCGCATTTTCTCTCATCAACGAAGTTTCTGAAGAAAGCGGAAGTTCGGTGATCTTTTTTGAGCTGAACGAGTTTCCTTTTGAGCATAATTATCAAATTCTTCATCTATAA
- a CDS encoding SUF system Fe-S cluster assembly protein: MKFTDDQIADIGEEIIGVLKTVYDPEIPVDIYELGLIYDVQISEEADVKIIMTLTTPNCPVAETLPQEVKDKVKEVENVNDVDLELTFEPSWNKDMMSEEAKFELGML, encoded by the coding sequence ATGAAATTTACAGACGATCAGATCGCAGATATTGGTGAAGAAATTATTGGTGTTTTAAAAACGGTTTACGATCCCGAAATTCCGGTTGACATTTATGAATTGGGATTAATTTACGACGTGCAGATCTCTGAAGAGGCTGACGTAAAAATAATCATGACGCTTACAACACCCAACTGTCCGGTAGCGGAAACGCTTCCGCAGGAAGTAAAAGACAAAGTGAAAGAGGTGGAAAATGTAAATGACGTAGATCTCGAACTTACTTTTGAACCAAGCTGGAACAAAGATATGATGAGCGAAGAGGCAAAATTTGAGCTCGGAATGCTTTAA